From Flavobacterium alkalisoli, the proteins below share one genomic window:
- a CDS encoding D-2-hydroxyacid dehydrogenase: MKILANDGISKSGIIALEDAGFEVITTKVAQEQVANYINTNNINVLLVRSATKVRKDIIDNCPSLKIIGRGGVGMDNIDVEYAREKGIHVINTPAASSDSVAELVFAHLFSGVRFLHDSNRLMPLEGDINFESLKKAYAAGIELRGKTLGIIGFGKIGKSVARIALGLGMKVIASDKFIGKAEIRVDFYNNQFINVEITTEPIEDIFKHADFITLHVPAQEGYLISKDQFEVMKDGVGIVNASRGGIIDEVALVDALDSGKVSFAGLDVFEDEPKPAVQVLMNPKISLTPHIGAATLEAQDRIGTELAEQIISILKTEK, from the coding sequence ATGAAAATTTTAGCAAACGACGGAATCTCTAAAAGTGGTATTATTGCCCTGGAAGATGCCGGATTTGAAGTTATAACAACAAAAGTTGCTCAGGAGCAGGTAGCAAATTACATTAACACAAACAATATTAATGTACTGCTTGTTAGAAGTGCAACAAAAGTTAGAAAAGATATTATAGACAACTGCCCCAGCCTTAAAATTATAGGTCGCGGTGGTGTTGGAATGGATAACATTGATGTGGAATATGCCCGTGAAAAAGGAATCCATGTAATAAATACTCCGGCTGCATCGTCTGACTCAGTTGCCGAGCTTGTTTTTGCTCACCTTTTCTCAGGAGTACGTTTTCTTCATGACTCAAACAGGCTGATGCCGCTTGAAGGCGATATAAACTTTGAAAGCCTTAAAAAAGCATATGCTGCCGGTATAGAGCTTAGAGGCAAGACTCTTGGTATTATAGGTTTTGGGAAAATAGGTAAATCGGTTGCGAGGATTGCTTTAGGCCTTGGTATGAAAGTAATTGCTTCAGATAAGTTTATTGGTAAGGCAGAAATCAGGGTTGATTTTTACAACAACCAGTTTATAAATGTTGAAATTACAACCGAACCAATAGAAGACATCTTTAAACATGCTGATTTTATTACACTTCACGTTCCTGCTCAGGAAGGTTACCTTATAAGTAAAGATCAGTTTGAAGTAATGAAAGATGGCGTAGGTATAGTTAATGCTTCACGTGGAGGTATTATTGATGAGGTTGCCTTAGTTGATGCTCTTGATTCAGGCAAAGTTTCCTTTGCAGGGCTTGACGTATTTGAGGACGAACCTAAGCCTGCAGTACAGGTACTGATGAATCCTAAAATCTCATTAACTCCGCATATAGGAGCTGCTACTCTGGAAGCTCAGGACAGGATTGGTACTGAACTGGCAGAACAGATTATCAGTATCCTTAAAACAGAAAAATAA
- a CDS encoding DUF6146 family protein codes for MKNYFLFFSGLLLLIISCKTQEKNDMQPMNLADEEKATAMANDTVRIANDELEYEIIIIDPGFNSWLYSRARPRGYYNQQYFETKNKLWVTQWNIRAMQPQRYGDLYLMAIDYEPHIDYGYEVNYMLYNYLVYFQLTTGQRLGGIVPQF; via the coding sequence ATGAAAAATTATTTTCTTTTTTTCTCTGGTTTATTACTACTTATAATAAGCTGTAAGACTCAGGAGAAAAACGATATGCAACCCATGAACCTAGCAGACGAGGAAAAAGCCACTGCTATGGCTAATGACACTGTACGCATTGCAAACGATGAATTAGAATATGAAATTATCATTATTGACCCGGGATTTAACTCATGGTTATATAGTAGAGCAAGACCAAGAGGATACTATAATCAACAGTATTTTGAAACCAAAAACAAGCTTTGGGTTACACAATGGAATATTCGGGCCATGCAGCCCCAACGATATGGAGACTTATACTTAATGGCTATAGATTATGAACCACATATAGATTATGGGTATGAAGTAAATTATATGTTATACAATTATCTGGTATATTTTCAATTAACCACAGGACAACGTCTGGGAGGTATTGTGCCGCAATTCTAA
- a CDS encoding DUF6787 family protein encodes MEKLKKRWGITSNFQLVVIFIVFAVTGSTSAYLSKPVIQWLGISKEALSPWIYIPLRILIIFPVYQVLLVFFGFISGQFRFFWNFEKKMLKAMGLGFLFKNKKAPN; translated from the coding sequence ATGGAAAAATTAAAAAAACGCTGGGGTATTACCAGTAACTTCCAGCTTGTAGTAATATTTATTGTATTTGCCGTAACAGGATCTACATCTGCTTATTTATCTAAGCCTGTAATTCAGTGGTTAGGTATTTCAAAGGAAGCTTTATCTCCATGGATATACATTCCTTTGAGAATATTAATAATTTTTCCTGTATATCAGGTACTGCTTGTATTTTTCGGGTTTATTTCCGGACAATTCAGGTTCTTCTGGAACTTTGAAAAAAAGATGCTGAAAGCAATGGGACTAGGTTTCCTGTTTAAAAATAAAAAAGCCCCTAATTAA
- the msrA gene encoding peptide-methionine (S)-S-oxide reductase MsrA, which produces MDNSKLETAIFAGGCFWCTEAFFTELKGVDKVVSGYIGGNTKNPTYREVCSGTTGHAEAIKITYNPDEIAYEDLLEIFFATHDPTTLNRQGADVGTQYRSEIFYTTPEQKTAAENFIKLLEDQKIFDKKIMTRVTEAPTFYPAEDYHQDYFALNPDQPYCRAVIEPKMAKLKKNYKSKLKE; this is translated from the coding sequence ATGGATAACAGTAAATTAGAAACTGCCATCTTTGCAGGTGGCTGCTTTTGGTGTACAGAAGCTTTTTTTACCGAACTTAAAGGAGTGGATAAAGTAGTTTCGGGCTATATCGGCGGAAATACGAAAAATCCCACCTACAGGGAAGTATGCAGCGGTACAACAGGTCATGCAGAAGCAATTAAGATAACCTATAATCCTGATGAGATTGCTTATGAGGATTTACTGGAAATCTTTTTTGCCACACACGATCCAACAACCCTAAACAGGCAGGGTGCCGATGTGGGTACACAATACCGAAGCGAAATTTTCTACACTACGCCGGAGCAGAAAACCGCGGCAGAAAACTTTATTAAACTATTAGAAGATCAGAAGATATTTGATAAAAAGATAATGACCAGAGTAACTGAAGCACCAACTTTTTACCCTGCTGAAGATTACCATCAGGATTACTTTGCATTAAACCCTGATCAGCCTTATTGCAGGGCGGTAATTGAACCTAAGATGGCCAAGCTTAAAAAGAATTATAAATCTAAGCTTAAGGAATAA
- a CDS encoding ABC transporter ATP-binding protein, with product MIQAKNIHKYYDALHVLKGVDLHIKKGEIVSIVGASGAGKTTLLQILGTLDKPQPEAGTSLLIDNEDVVNMKDKALSKFRNIKLGFIFQFHQLFPEFTALENVCIPAFIAGKPKAETEEEAKKLLEYLGLSHRINHKPGELSGGEQQRVAVARSLINKPAVIFADEPSGNLDTHSAENLHKLFFKLRDEMGQTFVIVTHNEELANMADRKLVMSDGQIIAGHNI from the coding sequence ATGATACAGGCAAAAAACATCCATAAATATTATGATGCACTACATGTGCTTAAAGGTGTTGACCTTCATATTAAAAAAGGAGAAATTGTTTCTATAGTAGGAGCTTCAGGAGCCGGTAAAACTACACTCCTGCAAATTTTAGGTACACTGGACAAACCACAACCTGAGGCTGGCACTTCATTATTAATTGATAATGAAGATGTAGTTAATATGAAAGACAAAGCCTTGTCTAAGTTTCGTAATATCAAATTAGGATTTATATTTCAGTTCCATCAGTTATTCCCTGAATTTACAGCTTTAGAAAATGTTTGCATTCCTGCTTTTATTGCCGGAAAACCAAAAGCCGAGACTGAAGAAGAAGCTAAAAAACTTTTGGAATACTTAGGATTGTCACACAGAATAAATCATAAACCCGGGGAATTATCAGGTGGTGAACAACAGCGTGTAGCTGTGGCCCGATCTCTTATTAATAAGCCTGCCGTTATTTTTGCCGATGAACCTTCAGGAAACCTTGATACGCATTCTGCAGAAAATCTTCATAAGTTATTCTTTAAGTTAAGAGATGAAATGGGACAGACTTTTGTAATTGTTACCCATAATGAAGAACTGGCCAATATGGCAGACAGAAAACTGGTTATGAGTGACGGACAGATAATAGCCGGACATAATATATGA
- a CDS encoding HNH endonuclease, which produces MKQLEPTTRDHYQFHCDVIASTRFRQNDPEFQNRLNALGAELSTLFIQYAENFATNDLTTTLPRVTTNIEKADLISLYKFDRKLIQELKKEITTTATGRIISTCQNCTINSANTFDHILPKEVYSEFSVNPLNLFPTCSECNSYKNSQWQNAGIPYFLNLYLNNLPTVQYLFVDLNFNGNNVTTNFRLEPHISIAPQLWQIINSHYTRLHLLRRFVSEVDRVIPKLVAQIKASLAHSNLNYTEIQQIVISQINEQKLSYGENFWEAILGLTLINHPDFLAFVNAN; this is translated from the coding sequence ATGAAACAATTAGAACCAACAACTAGAGACCATTACCAGTTCCATTGCGATGTAATTGCCTCTACAAGATTTCGACAAAATGACCCCGAGTTTCAAAATCGTTTAAATGCATTAGGTGCAGAATTAAGTACATTATTCATTCAGTATGCTGAAAATTTTGCAACAAATGATTTAACGACTACTTTACCAAGGGTAACCACTAATATTGAAAAAGCAGATTTAATAAGTTTATATAAGTTTGACCGCAAATTAATCCAAGAATTAAAAAAAGAAATAACAACAACCGCAACTGGAAGAATTATTTCGACATGTCAAAATTGTACAATAAATAGTGCAAATACATTTGACCACATTTTACCAAAAGAAGTTTATTCAGAGTTTTCTGTTAATCCATTAAATTTATTTCCTACTTGCTCAGAATGTAATAGTTATAAGAATTCACAATGGCAGAATGCAGGGATACCATATTTTCTAAATTTATATTTAAATAATTTACCTACAGTTCAATATTTATTTGTTGATTTAAACTTTAATGGAAATAATGTAACAACAAATTTTCGATTAGAACCTCATATATCAATAGCTCCACAGCTTTGGCAAATTATAAACTCACATTACACAAGATTGCATTTATTGCGAAGGTTTGTTAGTGAGGTAGATAGAGTAATACCAAAACTTGTAGCACAAATTAAGGCTAGCCTAGCCCATTCAAACCTTAATTACACCGAAATTCAACAGATTGTTATTTCACAAATTAATGAACAAAAATTATCATATGGTGAAAATTTTTGGGAAGCTATACTTGGTCTAACTTTAATAAATCATCCAGATTTTTTAGCGTTTGTAAATGCTAACTAA
- a CDS encoding AAA family ATPase, protein MNFSKVVKLSIINYLKEEDVIPFWNKDKVISFDFYDFINKIAELDIMPSQIAEFENAKEEIENLLNKNEITFEEVLIERLNILNDNNLFQKLIEEIVSKEDIEDAERKLHLFAINNYLENDKLILKLNRKNNKYSVIGLTEDIFDEIELRKSQFNFIVINKNEIHRPVDRGEYFLLREDTWDDFNSVTTFGLSYYKGNTLLHNFGYIKIMIKSERITMNVIPKKFHFLPQKFCSLGQTEIFYKKMNEIFSDKFVIILSALCDCAFFPEKLEQFENHPRFINSLIRDDDTERVLRTIRHTLFNHDISNMFSFIYKFKPPYSKTSIDVGFNFPNNQYQKFFYPRLNTITSNRIYAIIGKNGTGKTQLLNSIPKDFMGTDKQNFVPRQPSFSNIIHISYSIFDSFKPSTITNKKYVYCGLKDEKGDLIDSKRLLLRFHNSWKKIKFNKRMYRWKELLSGIIDMELLDNFIIDDLNDNNHDNRYTVDIPKFHKTREKLSSGQNILLFIITEIVANIKYDSLVLYDEPETHLHPNAITQLIGTIYHLVDEFQSFCIVGTHSPLIIQELLSKNVLVIEKDGEVASIRKIEIESFGENLSKLTEDVFGNRDTSKKYKEIISQQVNNDKTYDEIVEMITSDGVPLSLNTRLFIAGKISQR, encoded by the coding sequence ATGAACTTCTCGAAAGTTGTTAAATTAAGCATAATAAACTATTTAAAAGAGGAAGATGTAATACCTTTTTGGAATAAAGATAAGGTGATAAGCTTTGATTTTTATGACTTTATAAATAAAATAGCTGAACTAGATATAATGCCTTCTCAAATAGCAGAGTTTGAAAATGCCAAAGAAGAAATTGAAAACCTGTTGAATAAAAATGAAATAACTTTTGAAGAAGTTTTAATTGAACGATTAAATATATTGAACGATAATAATCTTTTTCAAAAACTTATTGAAGAAATCGTCTCAAAGGAGGATATAGAGGATGCTGAAAGAAAATTGCATCTATTTGCAATAAATAATTATTTAGAAAATGATAAGCTTATTTTAAAGTTAAATAGAAAAAATAATAAATATTCCGTAATTGGATTGACAGAGGATATTTTTGATGAAATTGAATTGAGGAAATCTCAATTCAACTTCATAGTTATAAATAAAAATGAAATTCATCGCCCAGTAGATAGAGGAGAGTATTTTCTTCTTCGTGAGGATACTTGGGATGATTTTAATAGTGTTACAACATTTGGATTGTCATATTACAAAGGCAACACTCTACTGCATAATTTTGGTTACATCAAAATTATGATAAAAAGTGAAAGAATTACAATGAACGTAATTCCAAAAAAATTCCATTTCTTACCTCAAAAATTCTGTTCTTTAGGGCAAACTGAAATATTTTACAAAAAAATGAATGAAATATTTTCAGATAAGTTCGTTATAATTTTGTCCGCTTTGTGTGATTGTGCTTTCTTTCCAGAAAAACTAGAACAATTTGAGAATCACCCAAGGTTTATAAATTCATTGATTAGGGATGATGATACTGAAAGGGTTCTCCGTACAATTAGACATACGCTATTCAATCATGATATAAGTAATATGTTCTCTTTTATTTACAAGTTCAAACCACCATATTCAAAAACTTCAATAGATGTTGGATTTAATTTTCCAAATAATCAATACCAAAAATTCTTTTATCCACGATTGAATACAATAACTTCTAATCGTATATATGCAATTATTGGAAAAAATGGTACGGGTAAAACTCAATTATTAAATTCGATTCCAAAAGATTTTATGGGAACTGATAAACAAAATTTTGTTCCACGACAACCATCTTTTAGTAATATAATACATATATCTTACAGTATTTTTGATAGTTTCAAACCTTCTACAATTACAAATAAAAAGTATGTATACTGTGGTTTGAAGGATGAAAAAGGTGATTTGATTGATTCAAAAAGGCTACTACTACGTTTTCACAATTCATGGAAAAAGATAAAATTTAATAAACGAATGTATCGGTGGAAAGAATTGCTATCGGGAATTATAGATATGGAATTATTAGATAACTTTATTATTGATGACCTTAATGATAATAATCATGACAATAGGTATACTGTCGACATCCCTAAATTCCATAAAACTAGAGAAAAATTAAGTTCTGGCCAAAATATATTGCTATTCATTATCACTGAAATCGTTGCAAACATCAAATATGATTCATTAGTATTATATGATGAACCCGAAACCCACCTTCATCCAAATGCTATAACTCAATTGATTGGAACTATATATCATCTAGTTGATGAATTCCAATCATTTTGCATTGTTGGTACCCATTCCCCTTTAATAATCCAAGAACTTCTTTCTAAAAATGTTTTGGTGATAGAAAAAGATGGTGAAGTAGCTTCTATTCGAAAAATTGAAATTGAGTCTTTTGGAGAAAATTTATCAAAACTAACAGAAGATGTATTTGGAAATAGAGATACCTCTAAAAAGTATAAAGAAATTATTTCTCAACAAGTAAATAATGATAAAACATACGACGAAATAGTAGAAATGATTACATCTGATGGAGTTCCATTAAGTTTAAATACAAGATTGTTTATTGCTGGAAAAATTTCACAACGATGA